The proteins below are encoded in one region of Equus caballus isolate H_3958 breed thoroughbred chromosome 16, TB-T2T, whole genome shotgun sequence:
- the LSMEM2 gene encoding leucine-rich single-pass membrane protein 2 isoform X2 produces the protein MAPTMSSRSRAPLASNHVQEVCLHRVESISDLHSGGSLRPYLAEEAQPWDELLSILPPSLCAQASCSPVHCRGGFLLLLALLVLTCLALAVLAVYLSVLQSESLRMLAHTLHTQEEMLLKLRLASLSQLRRLNSSEARAPS, from the exons ATGGCACCAACGATGAGCTCCAGGAGCAGGGCACCACTGGCCTCCAATCACGTGCAGGAGGTGTGCCTGCACCGCGTGGAGTCCATCAGCGACCTACATAGTGGAG GTTCGCTGCGCCCCTACCTAGCTGAGGAGGCACAGCCATGGGATGAGCTGCTGAGCATCTTGCCACCATCGCTGTGTGCCCAGGCCAGCTGCAGCCCTGTGCACTGCCGTGGgggcttcctgctgctgctggcacTGCTGGTGCTCACCTGCCTGGCGCTTGCTGTCCTGGCTGTCTACCTGAGCG tgctgcagagtGAATCCCTACGTATGCTGGCGCACACACTGCATACACAGGAGGAGATGCTACTCAAACTCCGGCTCGCCAGCCTCAGCCAGCTGCGGAGGCTCAACTCCAGTGAGGCCCGGGCACCCAGTTGA
- the LSMEM2 gene encoding leucine-rich single-pass membrane protein 2 isoform X1 has protein sequence MPEETREDTMAPTMSSRSRAPLASNHVQEVCLHRVESISDLHSGGSLRPYLAEEAQPWDELLSILPPSLCAQASCSPVHCRGGFLLLLALLVLTCLALAVLAVYLSVLQSESLRMLAHTLHTQEEMLLKLRLASLSQLRRLNSSEARAPS, from the exons ACACTATGGCACCAACGATGAGCTCCAGGAGCAGGGCACCACTGGCCTCCAATCACGTGCAGGAGGTGTGCCTGCACCGCGTGGAGTCCATCAGCGACCTACATAGTGGAG GTTCGCTGCGCCCCTACCTAGCTGAGGAGGCACAGCCATGGGATGAGCTGCTGAGCATCTTGCCACCATCGCTGTGTGCCCAGGCCAGCTGCAGCCCTGTGCACTGCCGTGGgggcttcctgctgctgctggcacTGCTGGTGCTCACCTGCCTGGCGCTTGCTGTCCTGGCTGTCTACCTGAGCG tgctgcagagtGAATCCCTACGTATGCTGGCGCACACACTGCATACACAGGAGGAGATGCTACTCAAACTCCGGCTCGCCAGCCTCAGCCAGCTGCGGAGGCTCAACTCCAGTGAGGCCCGGGCACCCAGTTGA